In Cryptomeria japonica chromosome 10, Sugi_1.0, whole genome shotgun sequence, a genomic segment contains:
- the LOC131855748 gene encoding mavicyanin-like encodes MGTPVAAFLSIVVAAATLAMPCLAAHFTVGDANGWDLTTNFGDWLDGKKFHVGDTLGFKYTSTHNVVEVSKADYAACQAGNALKTYTDGQTTVPLKTAGKMYFICGVPGHCAGGMKVGITVKAAASGAAAPSPTPLAKAPAATAKSPAATDTSSEPAHSSDTTSAAAAFSAAHIGLAFAAAVAAAGFVLL; translated from the exons ATGGGCACGCCTGTAGCTGCATTTCTGTCAATTGTCGTAGCCGCTGCAACGTTGGCAATGCCCTGCTTGGCTGCGCATTTCACAGTAGGTGACGCCAACGGGTGGGATCTTACCACCAATTTCGGCGACTGGCTTGACGGAAAAAAATTCCACGTCGGCGACACCCTGG GTTTTAAGTACACGTCGACGCACAACGTGGTGGAAGTGAGTAAGGCAGACTACGCGGCCTGCCAAGCTGGCAATGCCCTGAAAACATACACGGACGGTCAAACGACTGTTCCATTGAAAACCGCGGGCAAAATGTACTTCATCTGCGGTGTGCCCGGTCACTGCGCTGGTGGAATGAAGGTCGGCATCACTGTCAAGGCAGCCGCTAGCGGTGCCGCTGCCCCCAGCCCCACGCCTCTCGCCAAGGCACCCGCCGCCACCGCCAAGTCTCCCGCCGCCACGGACACCTCCTCCGAGCCTGCACATTCCAGCGATACTACGAGTGCCGCCGCCGCTTTTTCTGCTGCCCATATCGGTTTGGCTTTTGCGGCTGCCGTTGCGGCGGCGGGGTTTGTGTTGTTGTAA